The Victivallaceae bacterium genome contains a region encoding:
- a CDS encoding metal ABC transporter permease, giving the protein MSSVLGIPFFSGCIAVVLVCMTSAIWGVFLLLSNKSLIGETVSHASYPGLLMGVIVGGISQCFGCTEFWVVLLGFVSAILGFFCVNLLESRFCVNRDSSLCVVLIVSFGIGITLSSYVRGAFPEDYSKVQSYLYGQAATLGSFDLILSLILIIATAIVVCLFYRFLLTSTFDPEYSVLNGLSLSFTRYTILIFVSLVVVVGIRSVGVILISAMFVGPPLAAGRFFGKLWQVIIGSMIFGGISGLIGCLVSLFLSIKIGNRNFYLPTGPLIVLASGGIVVLALVFSTDNGLFIRAFRKSSFLFRRQIENLLKVIWMISEEGHKSFSKKVLFGHYKFKELFSKSVFIEIYLKYLCRKRLIKIDSFGKIRLSGRGNREAVRLIRLHRLWEAYLVGSLAFSAVDVHPLAEEIEHVLTSEMDKSLTELLKDPVYDPHNRIIPKINDEEYCD; this is encoded by the coding sequence GTGAGTTCCGTTTTAGGGATTCCGTTTTTTTCCGGGTGCATTGCCGTCGTATTAGTTTGTATGACGTCGGCAATTTGGGGAGTTTTCTTATTATTATCGAATAAATCCTTGATTGGTGAAACGGTTTCTCATGCATCTTATCCTGGATTATTGATGGGAGTGATCGTAGGCGGGATTAGTCAGTGCTTCGGTTGTACGGAGTTTTGGGTTGTATTACTGGGTTTCGTTTCGGCAATTTTAGGTTTTTTTTGCGTAAATTTATTAGAGTCCCGATTTTGTGTTAATAGAGATTCCTCTCTTTGCGTAGTATTAATTGTTTCTTTCGGTATCGGGATAACCTTGTCTTCTTATGTAAGAGGTGCATTTCCGGAAGATTATTCTAAAGTTCAGTCTTATCTTTACGGCCAAGCAGCTACTCTGGGCTCTTTCGATCTCATTTTATCTCTTATTTTAATAATCGCCACGGCGATTGTCGTTTGTTTATTTTATAGATTTTTGTTGACATCGACATTTGATCCCGAATACTCCGTGTTAAACGGTTTATCTTTGAGCTTTACACGATATACCATTCTTATTTTCGTTTCTTTGGTTGTTGTGGTAGGTATAAGAAGCGTTGGCGTGATTTTGATATCCGCAATGTTTGTGGGACCTCCTCTGGCTGCCGGGCGGTTTTTCGGAAAATTATGGCAAGTTATTATCGGTTCCATGATTTTCGGGGGAATTTCCGGTTTGATAGGCTGTCTCGTATCCTTATTTTTATCGATTAAGATCGGTAATCGAAATTTTTATTTACCAACCGGTCCTTTGATTGTCCTAGCATCGGGAGGGATCGTTGTTCTGGCATTGGTGTTTTCTACGGATAACGGTTTGTTTATCAGGGCTTTTAGAAAAAGTTCATTTCTTTTTCGTCGGCAAATTGAAAATTTATTGAAAGTTATATGGATGATTTCCGAAGAAGGGCATAAGTCTTTTAGTAAAAAAGTATTATTCGGTCATTATAAATTTAAGGAATTGTTTTCGAAGTCTGTATTTATCGAAATATATTTGAAGTATCTTTGCCGGAAACGATTAATCAAAATCGATTCTTTCGGAAAAATAAGGCTTTCGGGCAGAGGCAACAGAGAAGCCGTAAGGCTGATTCGACTACATAGATTATGGGAAGCGTATTTGGTAGGTTCATTGGCATTTTCTGCTGTCGATGTTCACCCCTTGGCAGAAGAAATCGAACACGTTTTAACTTCCGAAATGGATAAATCTTTAACTGAGTTGTTAAAGGATCCTGTTTATGATCCGCATAATCGGATCATACCTAAAATTAATGATGAGGAGTATTGTGATTAA
- a CDS encoding metal ABC transporter ATP-binding protein, which translates to MHDSDIVWSVENFSVKYDGFSVLYNVSFEISRGKLVAIIGPNGAGKSTLLRGCLGFIKPVSGKVRFFHRSLKKAFAKVAYIPQKAVLDWSFPMTVIDFILMGLYGKKGLLGRINAADKREALVYLEKVGLEKESNKQIGKLSGGQQQRAFLGRALMQGAELYLMDEPFAAVDFASFESIMKILQSLRLESKTIVVIHHSLHNVPEYFDEIILLNKRLIVAGPVESCFNEDMLAIAYGGDIGLFDKALELERLKSRGINL; encoded by the coding sequence ATGCATGATTCCGATATTGTTTGGTCCGTAGAAAATTTTTCCGTCAAATATGACGGATTTTCCGTGCTTTATAATGTTTCGTTTGAAATTTCCAGAGGTAAGTTAGTGGCTATAATAGGTCCTAACGGAGCAGGCAAAAGCACCCTTTTAAGGGGATGTCTCGGTTTTATAAAACCCGTCTCAGGAAAAGTCAGATTTTTTCATCGCTCTCTGAAAAAGGCTTTTGCTAAAGTGGCTTATATTCCGCAGAAAGCCGTTTTGGATTGGAGTTTTCCAATGACAGTCATTGATTTTATTCTGATGGGTTTATACGGAAAAAAAGGGTTACTCGGACGAATCAACGCAGCTGATAAGAGAGAAGCTTTGGTTTATCTGGAGAAAGTCGGATTAGAGAAAGAGTCGAATAAGCAAATAGGTAAACTTTCAGGAGGGCAACAGCAAAGAGCTTTTTTAGGAAGGGCTTTGATGCAGGGTGCGGAACTGTATTTAATGGATGAGCCGTTTGCCGCCGTTGATTTTGCTTCTTTTGAATCGATAATGAAAATTTTACAATCACTTCGTCTTGAATCGAAAACCATAGTTGTTATTCATCACAGCCTTCATAATGTTCCTGAATATTTCGATGAGATCATATTGTTGAATAAACGCTTAATTGTAGCCGGTCCTGTCGAAAGTTGTTTTAATGAAGATATGCTGGCAATTGCTTATGGAGGGGATATAGGATTGTTTGACAAAGCTTTAGAGTTGGAAAGACTGAAATCGAGAGGGATTAATTTGTGA
- a CDS encoding zinc ABC transporter substrate-binding protein produces the protein MKKSIFWVFCLLVLGIVVLTGCSCRNSQNPSLKTEPESHKFTVLSTTRMIHDGVQRIGGDAVHSVVLMDGAIDPHSYELVKGDGDKIGQADLVFANGLGLEHSLSLQKALKTDPRTVFLGDLLFERHPNWFISDDGVLDPHIWLDLCLWAETIDDIVRSLSEKLPLHAKEFDKRGRELKNEMLALDSWSVDVFAAIPEKKRFLITGHDAFRYFTRRYLALDSEKTSDLWRIRCTAPEGISPEAQIGFKDIARVAYYAIEHEVDIVFPESGLNKEGLKKVVSSVKGKRDVRLSKSLIYSDSVALGGVDFLDTFRHNVRVISEGLAHA, from the coding sequence ATGAAAAAAAGCATCTTCTGGGTTTTTTGTTTGTTAGTACTTGGGATTGTCGTTTTAACGGGATGTTCTTGTCGAAATTCGCAAAATCCTTCTTTGAAAACTGAACCTGAATCTCACAAATTTACCGTTTTGTCAACGACTCGAATGATTCATGACGGAGTTCAAAGAATAGGCGGTGATGCCGTACATTCCGTTGTTCTTATGGATGGTGCCATCGATCCTCATTCATATGAGCTTGTTAAGGGAGACGGAGATAAGATCGGCCAGGCCGATCTAGTGTTTGCAAACGGACTGGGACTGGAGCACTCCTTAAGCTTACAAAAAGCTCTTAAAACCGATCCCCGCACGGTCTTTTTGGGTGATTTGCTGTTTGAGCGCCATCCGAACTGGTTCATTTCGGACGACGGTGTTCTCGATCCTCATATTTGGTTAGACCTTTGTTTATGGGCCGAAACGATTGACGATATCGTTCGCTCTCTCTCTGAAAAACTTCCTCTTCATGCTAAGGAATTCGATAAAAGAGGACGTGAACTGAAAAACGAAATGTTGGCGTTGGATTCTTGGTCCGTTGATGTCTTTGCAGCCATCCCTGAGAAAAAGAGATTCCTAATTACGGGTCACGATGCTTTTAGGTATTTTACTCGAAGATATTTAGCCCTTGATTCCGAAAAAACGTCTGATTTATGGCGCATAAGATGTACGGCTCCCGAAGGAATATCTCCGGAAGCTCAGATAGGTTTCAAAGACATAGCTCGAGTTGCATATTATGCTATCGAGCATGAAGTCGATATTGTTTTCCCGGAAAGCGGTCTGAATAAAGAGGGATTGAAAAAAGTCGTATCTTCAGTCAAAGGTAAAAGAGATGTTCGTTTGTCGAAATCTTTGATTTATTCTGACAGTGTTGCTTTAGGAGGAGTTGATTTTTTAGATACTTTTCGTCACAACGTTCGGGTCATCTCTGAAGGATTGGCTCATGCATGA
- a CDS encoding NTP/NDP exchange transporter, whose protein sequence is MTTKIEEKPFGKLRSLIWPIHNYELKKVLPMFLMFFCISFNYTILRDTKDTLIITAPGSGAEALPFIKVWMVVPAAVLFMMVYAKLSNILSKQTIFYVVIAPFMIFFILFPTVIYPFRDFLHPMQLADTLQSILPAGLSGLVAVFRNWSFAIFFVLAELWGSVMLSLMFWGFANEITKVGEAKRFYALFGVGANIALLCSGPAIIFASNMRSKVAAGVDPWGYSLKLLMAMTFISGLVIIVCYRWIHSNVLTDARFYSPEEVGKKKSKPKMGLKESFLYLIKSPYILCLAMLVIGYGIAINIVEVTWKSQLKLQFQDPNSYSVFMGKFSTWTGVVSVFTMLFIGGNVLRKFGWLTAALATPCILLFTGTVFFMLVIFRDNCMGMISYLGTTPLMMAVIVGMIQNILSKSTKYALFDPTKELAYIPLDQEQKVKGKAAIDVVGARLGKSGGSLIQQGLLVLCGSISAMTPYLAVILFGVIGLWMISAKKLNKRFIALTSKEEAVEEVPATATENATAETA, encoded by the coding sequence ATGACAACAAAAATAGAAGAAAAACCTTTTGGAAAACTGCGTTCCCTCATATGGCCCATTCATAATTATGAGCTGAAAAAGGTTCTGCCGATGTTCCTGATGTTTTTCTGTATCTCATTCAATTATACGATTCTTAGAGATACAAAGGACACCTTGATCATAACGGCACCGGGATCGGGAGCCGAAGCTTTGCCCTTCATTAAAGTCTGGATGGTAGTTCCGGCTGCCGTTTTATTCATGATGGTTTACGCCAAGCTCAGTAATATTTTGAGCAAACAAACCATATTTTACGTAGTCATTGCTCCTTTCATGATTTTCTTTATCTTATTTCCTACGGTGATTTATCCGTTTAGGGATTTTTTGCATCCTATGCAACTAGCGGACACTCTTCAGAGCATCCTACCTGCCGGATTAAGCGGTTTGGTTGCAGTATTCAGAAATTGGTCGTTTGCCATATTTTTTGTACTAGCCGAGCTATGGGGAAGCGTTATGTTATCCTTAATGTTCTGGGGATTTGCCAATGAAATTACTAAAGTCGGCGAAGCTAAGAGATTTTATGCGCTATTCGGAGTCGGAGCCAATATTGCTCTTCTTTGTTCGGGCCCTGCTATTATTTTCGCTTCCAATATGCGTTCCAAAGTAGCAGCCGGAGTCGATCCTTGGGGTTATTCCTTAAAACTATTAATGGCCATGACTTTCATTTCCGGTTTGGTAATTATCGTTTGTTACAGGTGGATTCACAGTAACGTATTAACCGATGCAAGATTTTACTCACCAGAAGAAGTCGGTAAGAAGAAATCTAAACCTAAAATGGGTCTCAAAGAAAGCTTCCTCTACCTGATTAAATCTCCTTATATTTTATGCTTGGCTATGTTGGTCATCGGTTACGGTATTGCCATCAATATTGTTGAAGTTACTTGGAAAAGTCAGCTTAAACTTCAGTTCCAAGATCCGAATTCATACAGTGTTTTTATGGGTAAATTTTCTACTTGGACAGGAGTCGTATCAGTATTCACGATGTTATTCATAGGCGGAAACGTTCTTAGAAAATTCGGTTGGTTAACAGCAGCCTTGGCTACTCCATGTATTCTTTTGTTTACGGGAACCGTATTTTTTATGCTCGTAATTTTCAGGGACAACTGTATGGGAATGATTTCCTATTTAGGAACAACACCTTTGATGATGGCAGTTATCGTCGGTATGATACAAAACATTCTTTCCAAATCGACCAAATACGCTTTATTTGATCCGACGAAAGAATTGGCTTATATCCCTCTTGACCAAGAACAAAAGGTTAAAGGAAAAGCTGCCATTGATGTTGTTGGAGCTCGTTTAGGTAAATCCGGTGGTTCCCTTATTCAACAAGGACTATTAGTGCTCTGCGGAAGTATTTCTGCTATGACTCCTTATCTAGCCGTTATTCTCTTCGGGGTCATCGGTTTATGGATGATTTCCGCTAAGAAGTTGAATAAACGCTTCATTGCTCTCACCAGTAAAGAGGAAGCGGTTGAAGAAGTTCCAGCCACGGCTACTGAAAACGCTACTGCCGAAACGGCTTAA
- the lepA gene encoding translation elongation factor 4: MSTKNQYSTELIRNFSIIAHIDHGKSTIADRLLEMTQTIEDRDMKEQLLDSMDLERERGITIKAHPVTMFYEYKGQTYRINLIDTPGHVDFSYEVSRSLSACEGALLVVDAAQGVQAQSIANVYLAIEKNIEIIPILNKIDLPAANPEEVKRQIEDYIGIDTRESVECSAKTGLGIEQVLEKIIKLVPPPENPETDYLQALIFDSHYDPYLGIMVYVRIFSGEIKKGDKITFMSGSKTVSFEVLGVGIFKPKATLIDESLKPGQVGYFIANIKKVKDIKIGDTVTHFKHRSPTPLAGFKEINPVVFAGIYPMDSSDLDLLKDALGRLQLNDSALTVEPENSHSLGFGFRCGFLGLLHLEIVFERLIREFDIDVIATPPSVIYHIVLKIGTVIPIDNPTGYPDPTLIERIEEPWVTVNIITPADFLGNIMNLCMEKRGTCLKTDKLDHQRLVLTYELPLNEIISDFNDKLKSVTKGYGSFDYRFLGYKKGDIIKLEILINDEPIDAFSCLVHKDKAESRGRSICKKLLDVIPQQLFKIPIQAAINRKIIARETINALSKNVTAKCYGGDITRKRKLWEKQKKGKKRMKEFGKVSVPQSAFIEVLKMND; encoded by the coding sequence TTGAGTACTAAAAATCAATATTCTACAGAACTCATAAGAAATTTCTCCATCATTGCTCATATCGACCACGGCAAATCTACCATTGCCGATCGATTATTGGAGATGACTCAAACCATAGAAGACAGAGATATGAAGGAACAGCTGCTGGATTCTATGGATCTTGAGCGTGAGCGAGGTATTACAATTAAAGCTCACCCCGTAACGATGTTTTATGAATATAAAGGTCAAACATATCGAATTAACCTTATTGACACACCAGGTCACGTAGACTTTTCTTATGAAGTTTCGCGTTCACTTTCCGCTTGTGAAGGTGCTTTATTAGTAGTCGATGCTGCTCAAGGAGTCCAAGCACAGAGCATTGCAAACGTTTATCTAGCTATAGAGAAAAATATCGAGATCATCCCTATTCTGAATAAGATTGATCTTCCCGCAGCAAATCCCGAAGAAGTTAAGCGACAAATCGAAGATTACATAGGTATCGATACGAGAGAAAGCGTAGAATGTTCGGCAAAAACCGGTTTAGGAATCGAACAGGTCTTGGAGAAAATTATCAAGCTTGTCCCTCCTCCTGAAAATCCGGAAACCGATTATTTACAGGCTTTGATATTCGATTCCCATTATGATCCTTATCTAGGCATCATGGTCTATGTTCGAATATTTAGCGGGGAAATAAAAAAGGGAGATAAAATCACCTTTATGTCCGGTTCCAAGACGGTTTCTTTCGAAGTCCTGGGGGTCGGAATATTTAAGCCTAAAGCCACCTTGATCGATGAATCGTTAAAACCCGGACAAGTCGGTTACTTCATTGCCAACATTAAAAAAGTAAAAGACATCAAAATAGGAGATACCGTCACCCATTTTAAACATCGTTCCCCAACCCCTCTTGCCGGCTTTAAAGAAATCAATCCGGTAGTCTTTGCTGGTATATATCCGATGGATTCTTCTGATTTGGATCTCCTTAAAGATGCTTTGGGTCGTCTTCAACTTAACGATTCAGCATTAACTGTAGAACCAGAAAACAGTCATTCATTGGGGTTTGGATTTCGTTGCGGATTTCTCGGTTTATTACATCTAGAGATTGTTTTTGAACGATTGATCAGAGAGTTCGATATAGATGTCATTGCTACTCCTCCAAGCGTTATTTACCACATAGTTTTAAAAATCGGAACGGTTATTCCTATCGATAATCCAACGGGGTATCCTGATCCCACTCTAATTGAAAGAATCGAAGAACCTTGGGTTACGGTCAATATCATTACCCCTGCTGATTTTTTGGGTAATATTATGAATCTATGTATGGAAAAACGAGGCACCTGTTTAAAAACGGATAAATTAGATCATCAAAGACTGGTCCTAACTTATGAGTTACCTTTAAATGAAATTATTTCGGATTTTAACGATAAGTTAAAATCCGTAACCAAAGGCTACGGTTCTTTCGATTATCGTTTCTTGGGATATAAAAAAGGAGATATCATTAAACTTGAAATATTAATTAATGATGAACCGATAGATGCATTTTCCTGTTTAGTCCATAAAGATAAAGCCGAAAGCCGAGGTCGAAGTATCTGTAAAAAACTACTCGACGTTATTCCTCAACAGTTATTTAAAATCCCCATTCAAGCGGCTATCAATCGAAAAATCATTGCTAGAGAAACCATTAATGCTCTTTCCAAGAATGTAACGGCTAAATGTTATGGAGGGGACATTACCAGGAAACGTAAGCTGTGGGAGAAGCAGAAGAAGGGTAAAAAACGTATGAAGGAATTCGGTAAGGTATCAGTACCTCAAAGTGCTTTCATAGAAGTTTTAAAAATGAACGACTGA
- the gnd gene encoding decarboxylating NADP(+)-dependent phosphogluconate dehydrogenase, with amino-acid sequence MQSDIGVIGLAVMGQNLVLNMNDHGYVVSVFNRSGNKTEAFMVNEARDTSVRPFFALKDFISSLKRPRRILLMVKSGNPVDDFIEALLPFLEKGDIIIDGGNSHYRDSERRCESLKNKGILFVGAGISGGEEGARFGPSIMPGGNIEAWSFIESVFKDISAKVNGKPCCQWIGPGGSGHYVKMVHNGIEYGDMQLISETYSIMKRIMGFSNPQIADIFDKWNSGKLNSYLIEITANILRFKDESGKFLLDCILDVASQKGTGSWTGIAALELGVPASLISEAVFVRYLSSLKEQRLLADREFSEIDTAYDTIQELEENDLEASLYAAKIISYAQGFMLMKQASDAFSWNLHYGDIALVWRSGCIIRSIFLDNIKESFDFDENLPSLILAPFFKSALKTSVKSWRKMITVAMSLGIPIPCFSSSLSFFDGYCESSSSACMIQAMRDYFGAHTYERNDTPRGEFFHTKWT; translated from the coding sequence ATGCAATCAGATATAGGCGTAATAGGTTTAGCTGTAATGGGACAAAATCTGGTCTTGAATATGAATGATCATGGTTATGTCGTATCTGTTTTTAACAGGAGTGGGAATAAGACGGAAGCCTTTATGGTTAATGAAGCTCGAGATACGTCAGTCCGTCCTTTTTTCGCTCTGAAAGACTTCATTTCTTCTTTAAAAAGACCGCGTCGTATTTTGCTGATGGTTAAGTCAGGAAATCCGGTAGATGATTTTATCGAAGCTTTGCTTCCTTTCTTGGAGAAGGGGGATATTATTATTGATGGAGGTAATAGTCATTATCGGGATTCCGAAAGACGATGTGAATCGCTCAAAAATAAAGGCATTCTTTTTGTAGGCGCTGGAATTTCCGGTGGTGAGGAAGGCGCTCGTTTCGGTCCTTCCATTATGCCTGGAGGAAATATTGAGGCATGGTCATTTATAGAATCCGTTTTTAAAGACATCTCGGCAAAGGTTAATGGAAAACCTTGTTGTCAATGGATCGGTCCTGGAGGTTCGGGACATTACGTTAAAATGGTTCATAACGGTATTGAATACGGAGATATGCAGTTGATCTCCGAGACTTACAGTATTATGAAGCGGATTATGGGGTTTAGTAATCCCCAAATAGCAGATATTTTCGATAAATGGAATTCCGGGAAACTAAACAGCTATTTGATTGAAATCACTGCAAATATTCTTCGTTTTAAAGATGAGTCAGGTAAATTCTTATTGGATTGCATTTTAGATGTTGCCAGTCAGAAGGGAACCGGTTCCTGGACAGGAATAGCAGCTTTAGAGCTGGGCGTTCCCGCATCGTTGATTTCCGAAGCGGTTTTTGTTAGATATCTGTCTTCATTAAAAGAACAGCGGCTCCTTGCAGATAGAGAATTCTCCGAAATTGATACTGCTTACGACACTATTCAGGAATTGGAAGAAAATGACCTTGAAGCATCACTTTATGCTGCTAAAATTATAAGCTATGCTCAAGGTTTTATGCTCATGAAGCAAGCATCCGATGCTTTTTCTTGGAATTTGCATTATGGAGATATTGCTTTGGTATGGCGTAGCGGTTGTATTATAAGGAGCATTTTTTTAGATAATATTAAAGAATCTTTTGATTTTGATGAAAATCTTCCTTCTCTAATCTTGGCTCCTTTCTTTAAATCGGCATTAAAGACCTCTGTTAAAAGTTGGAGAAAAATGATTACCGTTGCAATGAGCCTTGGGATTCCGATTCCTTGTTTTTCTTCGAGTTTGTCTTTCTTTGACGGTTATTGCGAGTCTTCATCATCGGCTTGTATGATTCAAGCAATGAGGGATTACTTCGGAGCGCATACTTACGAACGAAATGACACTCCTCGAGGAGAATTTTTTCATACTAAATGGACTTAA
- the tyrS gene encoding tyrosine--tRNA ligase, producing the protein RFVVFSWDGVMRSILSYLRSRKILEDVSGGLEDVTGPVSVYMGFDPTADSLHIGHLAGILLLKHFIRFGHKVVVLVGGATGMIGDPSGKTEERQLLSENSVRNNAEAIGKRLKELLGNDIEIVNNYDWFREIFWIDFLRDIGKHFRLGTLLSKDSVRARLESEEGISFTEFSYQLLQAYDFFYLSENRNVSLQLGGSDQWGNIVSGIEFVRRKQGKHVYGLTYPLLVNSDGKKLGKTESGAVWLNVDKTSPYDFYQYLCRLPDEGLSGVMRSLTFLKNEEIDELRKELAVDSERVRYLIVDSITKFVHGDRGLSSAKELTAKIAPGRIDEANEDVCRSLISAGSYRQVDLQEITTKKWIDVLVESGLCSSKSEARRLIDQKGIYVNGSALLTGDICVDISDFKEGKFIIVGCGKKKKLALCSEKACSKLVN; encoded by the coding sequence TCGGTTTGTTGTTTTTAGTTGGGATGGAGTTATGCGATCAATTCTGTCATATTTGCGTTCCAGAAAGATTCTGGAAGATGTTTCCGGCGGTTTGGAAGATGTTACGGGCCCTGTTTCCGTTTATATGGGTTTTGACCCTACTGCAGACTCGCTTCATATCGGACATTTAGCCGGCATTCTCCTCCTTAAGCATTTCATTCGTTTCGGTCACAAAGTCGTCGTATTAGTCGGAGGAGCAACTGGTATGATCGGTGATCCTTCGGGAAAAACCGAAGAAAGACAATTACTTTCCGAAAACAGCGTTCGTAATAATGCGGAAGCAATCGGTAAAAGATTAAAAGAATTATTGGGTAATGACATTGAGATCGTTAATAATTACGATTGGTTTCGGGAAATTTTTTGGATAGATTTTTTAAGAGACATCGGTAAACATTTTCGTTTGGGAACTTTGTTGTCGAAAGATTCCGTAAGAGCACGATTGGAATCCGAAGAAGGCATTAGCTTCACGGAATTCAGTTATCAGTTGCTTCAGGCTTATGATTTTTTTTATCTTTCCGAAAATCGGAATGTATCTCTTCAACTAGGCGGTAGTGATCAATGGGGAAATATCGTTTCGGGAATAGAGTTTGTCAGACGTAAGCAAGGTAAGCACGTCTACGGATTAACTTATCCTTTACTTGTTAATTCTGACGGTAAAAAATTGGGTAAAACGGAGTCGGGAGCCGTTTGGTTAAATGTCGATAAAACTTCGCCTTACGACTTTTATCAATACTTGTGTCGTTTGCCTGATGAAGGGTTATCGGGAGTTATGCGATCATTGACTTTTTTAAAAAATGAAGAGATAGATGAGTTACGCAAGGAGCTTGCCGTAGATTCCGAAAGAGTGCGTTATTTAATTGTAGACTCTATTACGAAATTCGTTCACGGTGATAGAGGGTTATCTTCGGCAAAGGAGTTAACCGCTAAAATTGCCCCGGGTCGAATAGACGAGGCTAATGAGGATGTTTGTAGAAGTTTGATTAGCGCGGGCTCGTATCGTCAAGTGGATCTTCAGGAAATAACGACTAAGAAGTGGATAGACGTTTTAGTAGAAAGCGGTCTTTGTTCATCAAAAAGCGAAGCGAGAAGGCTTATCGATCAGAAGGGAATATACGTTAACGGATCGGCTTTATTGACTGGGGACATTTGTGTGGATATTTCGGATTTTAAGGAAGGAAAATTCATTATCGTAGGATGCGGTAAAAAGAAAAAACTCGCTCTTTGTAGTGAAAAAGCGTGTTCAAAATTAGTGAACTGA
- a CDS encoding FliA/WhiG family RNA polymerase sigma factor, whose protein sequence is MEFCPKEDIENLWKRYHETRSQDYRDRLIDHYLYLVKYSVGKIASALPSHLTHRDLYSYGVSGLIKAVEKFDLLRNKKFENYASFIIRASVIDELRKSDWVPRSVHQKATKLSKSMEILRDRLGREPSDKDLAEHLGISENELLSWFSSVRPIVIISLNETICRDNDSLGVNLVERLIDGKAEDGFKMAEKKEYFVILSHAIEALEYKEKQILRLYYYDDLILKEIANRLGISESRVSQIHSKALIKLKSSLKSLFET, encoded by the coding sequence ATGGAATTTTGTCCGAAAGAAGATATAGAAAATTTATGGAAACGGTATCATGAAACCAGAAGTCAGGATTATCGAGATAGGTTAATAGATCATTATCTTTATTTAGTTAAGTATTCCGTAGGAAAAATCGCTTCCGCTCTTCCTTCGCATTTAACTCACAGGGATTTATATTCTTACGGTGTCTCCGGACTCATAAAAGCCGTAGAAAAATTCGATTTGCTTAGAAATAAAAAATTTGAAAACTATGCCAGTTTCATTATTAGAGCGTCCGTTATAGATGAATTAAGAAAATCCGATTGGGTTCCGAGGAGCGTTCATCAAAAAGCTACCAAACTTTCCAAGAGTATGGAGATTTTAAGAGATAGATTGGGTAGAGAGCCCAGCGATAAGGATTTGGCGGAACATCTAGGTATATCGGAAAATGAGCTTTTGTCATGGTTTTCTTCCGTTCGACCTATAGTAATCATTTCTTTAAACGAAACGATATGTCGCGATAACGATTCTTTGGGCGTTAATTTAGTGGAGCGCTTAATTGACGGAAAAGCCGAAGACGGATTTAAAATGGCAGAAAAAAAGGAGTATTTCGTAATTTTGTCTCATGCTATTGAAGCTTTAGAGTACAAGGAAAAACAAATTCTCAGGTTATATTACTATGACGATCTGATTTTAAAAGAAATAGCCAATAGGTTGGGTATTTCCGAATCCCGTGTTTCCCAAATTCATTCAAAAGCTTTGATTAAATTGAAATCTTCTTTGAAATCGTTGTTTGAAACTTAA